The sequence TTGAAGGAGTTGCGGGAGACGCGAATTTGGCTGAGGCTCATTCAGCGAAGGCTTCTGATCAAACCCGCAGCGAAGTTGGCCCCCTCCTGAAGGAGTGCGATGAGTTGATTGCCATTTTCGCAGCGAGCGCGCGGACGGCGGAGAAGAAGAACGCCCGGCCGACGAATGGGCCGTGACTTGATTATTGGATATTGAGCATTGGACATTGGATATTCGCTGTTGAGAGGGGCCGTGTAGGAGCCGCCGAAAGCGAGCGACGATGCCGACCTCCGAAACCCCAACCTTTGCGGACCTTGTGCCGAGGCTCTGGCTTGTCGGCACGGTGATCGCCTGTTTGCCGGCAACGGCCGCGGCGGTCTGGCTTGTCGTGCGGTGGTGGCTCTCGGGCCGGCCGTTTCCCCTGCCCCGGGACGGCGCCTGGCCGCTCGTGCCGTGGCCGGCGTGGTTCGGCCTCTTGCTGTTCGGCGCAGTATTCAGCCTGATGTTTCTCCTCAGCAGCGCGTGGGCGGTGATGGCCGAACTGGACTTCGTGCCATGGAAGTCCTACGGGACCACCGACCTCATAAATCCCGGTCTATTCCTGTCGCAACTCCTCCCGCCGGCGCTGGGTCTATGGTTCGTCACGCGCCTGGGGCCGGGCGCGGCCGAAACCATCGGCGTGCGCGCGGGGCGACCCTGGCACGACGTGCTGTACGGCTTCGGCATGACGGCG is a genomic window of Planctomycetota bacterium containing:
- a CDS encoding type II CAAX endopeptidase family protein, encoding MPTSETPTFADLVPRLWLVGTVIACLPATAAAVWLVVRWWLSGRPFPLPRDGAWPLVPWPAWFGLLLFGAVFSLMFLLSSAWAVMAELDFVPWKSYGTTDLINPGLFLSQLLPPALGLWFVTRLGPGAAETIGVRAGRPWHDVLYGFGMTAAVVPLCVGAILVGALVHWLAGLPTVLHPVLVSIGESSSPWTLAAALVLASVVAPLAEEFTYRGVLMMSLLRPLGGAGAIAVSSAVFALVHVMVEPQAVLALFLLGLALGYVTYRTRSLVAAVAAHSAFNTLMVLGTFFGGPS